A segment of the Hallerella succinigenes genome:
CAAAATACATTAAGGAATTCAAAAAGAATAAGAAATTGGAAAGTGCCTTACAGACTCATCTCATTTGCATTCCGAACCAAGAAAATGCTGACGATTCGAAAACGACTTTTCAAGAGTTGCTTGCTGATTGGGGAGTTACAAAAGATGATTATGAAGTATTCTTCAAAAAACGTCTTGAACAGTTTAACAAGGAACTCAAGGAACGCGTTATTTTAACAAACCTTGATCGTTCGTAGAAATAGTGAATACGTGTGTGCAAAATCGTAAGAAAGGATAATCGACTTGAAAAGCTTACATTCTCGTCTAAATAGCAGTTCTATAGACGAAAATTGGCGAAATTGAGCAAAAAACGGCAAAATTTTAGGCGAGAGAATGTTTTTTTTTCGGAAAACGCCGGTTTGACATTTTTTGACATCTGATTGCGAGTGTATTTGCCTAGAATGGATTCCTCTAGATAAAAAAGGACGTATGAAAAAGAATATCTTAGATTTTATTGATTCTGGACGCGAAAACGGTTTGCTTCTCGTTGATCCGAATACCGGAAGTGGCAAAACGTTCTGGTCTTGCCAGACAATTCACGATTATGCTCGGAATCCCAATAACAAAAAGAAAATCTTTTTCACGACGACTCTCTTAAAAAATCTGCCAGAAGATGAACTTAAAAAAGCGTACAATAATGAAGTTCTTTACAAAAAGGAAGTTCTGGTTGATTATTCTGGAGCGGCGGAGCCGCCAGTCCGGAGAAGTGAGGGCCACTAGTCCCGTCACTGCGGTCTTGCAGTTGTCGGGCACGAGCATCTTCGAGACTCCGCCGAAAAACTCGAACATGTGGATGTGTGCGTCGTTCCATGACTTCTGTTTTTCGTCCGGGAAGGCCTCCGCGTAGGCATACATGCTGTAGTTGAGAACGCCTACGAACACGTAAGCCTTTTTCTGTTCCCCCGTTTCGGGGTCGATGATGTATGCGGGACCTCCGGCCCAGTCGACTTCGATCTGCTCGCCGGGTTTGCGGTTGATGTGCATTGTAGCCCTGCGGACGCGTTCGTCCTGCAGGATGTAGTGGCAGAACTGCGAGTACATCAGCGGCTTGGTGTTCTCGAGCCTGCATTCTTCAAGATATTCCGCCCAGAGGAGCTTCTTGTTCACGCCGTTGCGCAGCAGTTCGTTCTTAACGTGGTCGAAATCGGGCAACTTCCTGTCGGTGATTTTCCTGGTCTCGTTACCGTTCGGGTGTATGATCTTGTCGATTTCCCTGTCGCTGAGACGTTCTTCCAGGGGCCAGCGGAGATTGTACTCGTTGGCCAGTTTCAGGACCTTGTTTACGGTCTTTTTTGACACCTGGCAGCTTGCCGCAATGTCGTTCTGGCTTAATCCCAGGCTTCGCAGCCTGAGAATTTCGCGGTATTTGGTCATTAGACCTCCTGTCTATTTTGTTCGCACGGAATTGTGCAGGCCAAAATTAGACAGGTTTCCATGTCTCCGGAATCGCGGTTTCCGATTAATCGGAACGACGGTTTCCTTTACTCCGGTTTCATGGTGTAATTCACTCCGGAATACTCACCAGTAAACTACAAGGGCGAATATCATTACCGTTCAGGGAGCACGAAGCAACTTTTGCAAGGTGCGACCCTGACTAATTTCCTTTTGCGTAAGACGGGGAAAAACTGGGATGCGGTTCCTCTGGAAAACGTTTCTGTGGACGACCTCGACAAAGAGAGTTTTGATATTTTCTATCGCGAGGCCGCACGAAGCGGACGGATGAGTGCTGACGACTTGAAACTTTCGGTGACTCAGTTGCTGGAAAAATTGAATCTGGTAGATGGTTCCCTGCTGAAAAGGGCGGCAGTTTTGCTTTTTCATCGGAATCCTGAGAAATGGATTACTGGTTCTTTTGTCAAAATCGGGTTCTTTGAAAATGACGCAGATTTGCGCTATCAAGACGAAGTACATGGGTCGTTGATGATCCAAGCAGATCGTGTAATTGACTTGCTTTATACGAAGTATTTGACGGCCGAAATTTCTTATGACAATGTCACCCGTATTGAGCGTTATCCGTTTCCTAAAGACGCTATTCGCGAGGCTGTTTTTAACGCCTTGATACACCAGGATTTTTCTGTCGGTGTGCCTGTGCAAATCAGCGTGTATAGGGACAAACTTTACATTAGCAATGATTGCGTGTTTCCGCCCAGTTGGACTACGGAAACCCTTTTCCAAAAGCACCGCTCTTTACCTCACAATCCCGATATTGCATATACCTTCTTCAGGGCGGGTTTTGTAGAAAGCTGGGGCCGTGGTGTGGAAAAAATTTGCAAGTTGTGCAAGGAACATGGCATTGCTGAACCTGAATACACGGTGCATCCAAACGATATCATGGTGCTTTTCGAGGCAAAAACTCCCAGTTTGCATGGTCGTGACCAAGAAAATGTCCAAGAAAATGTCCAAGAAAATGTCCAAGAAAAAAGCCGGGCATCTGCGATTATCGAACTCATCTGTGCGGATAATTCAATATCTCTGAGGGAGCTATCTAAAAAGCTAGGGGTGTCCTCGAAAACCGTACAACGCGAAATCGAAAAACTGAAGGCCAAAAACGTTGTTCGCCGTATAGGTGGCGATAAGGGCGGTCATTGGGAGATTTCCTGAAAGAGGGAATAACCATGCAACCACTAAAACTTGAAGATCTTACCGCGCAGTTCGATAGCATCGTCCGCAGGTATCGCGACGGTGGGCTTATCGCTTACCGCGACGCGCACTATTTCATGAACGACATGCTGAATCTTTTCGAACGAATCGAAAGGCTTCGCCTGTATGTAAACAATGACGGCGCCAAGAAGGTTCTGGTCCATTTCACGAAAAAGCTCGGGAACCTGAACAATCGAAATTCGAAGAAGCCGATAAATGCCTAACGAGCTTGCTGGACACTAGTAGTGACAATTTCCGTAGTTGCCGAAGCAAGAGCGATGAGCGCGAGGATGAGAGGTTTAATCTTTGATCATAAAGAGCCACTATAAGACAATGACTGCGTTTATCGCCATCGATAGAAATCCCCGTTGATGGTTCTGCCGTCGATGCGCTGGGCTACATCAAGGTGTGAAACGGGTAAACCGGCTATCTTCTCAAGCCAGGGAACGCCGTGTTCGATGTTGGTGAACGCTTCCCCTTCTTCCGTCTTTAACAGGCAGAGAACAGCCTGCCGCACTTTCTTTGCGATGTTGCCGATACGGCAGATGTGGTCGCCATCAAGGAAAATGTCGTGGGATTTGTCAAGGGCCATTTCGTTCATCAGCCCGTAAACTATTATGGGGAAGCTTACAGCCCTACGTCGGCGTAAAGCCCATGCTCCGCGTGACTAACGAGCAAATTGAAGACGGCGAATTGTTGGCGAAGCTTCTGGATGCTATGCTCCCGGAACTGCCTGCCGCGAAAGTGAAGAAGAAAAAGTAGGGGTGTTTGTTCTACGTAGAAGGAACGATAATCACTCGCCATTCGTTTTCCGACCGCAGGATATACCCCTTGTCGGTCATATTTTTTAACTGTTTTTGAATGGCTGACATGTTGATCCCGATTTTTTGTTGTAGTTCTCGGTATGTAATGGATGGGTTGTCCAATAGGCTTTCGAGAATTCTTGTCGAGTTCTCGCTGCGGAATGTTATCCGTTCCCCATCGTACCACCAAACATCGGGTGAATGCTCCTGAACAAAGCCTATGTTGTATGCGATTTCTTCGGCATAAATTTTCTTGAAATAATTCTTGAATGCCCTGATTTGTCGAAGAGTCGCTTGCGCTCCATCAGAAGGGGCGTCGCCGACTTCCAAATCGGATTGGTGTAGAGCGTCAAGGTATTCGTTTTTCTTGCGGCTACGGACCACTATCATTGGGTAGCCGTGCCTGGCTAGAATGTAGTTGACGAGTAATCGTGCAATTCGTCCGTTTCCATCTTCAAAGGGGTGAATGCGGATATAACGGTAATGGAACAAAGCGGCGAGATCGACAGGATTCATTGATTTTGACGATTCCGTTTCGTTGTACCAATCTACAAGGTCAGCCATTAAGGCAGGAGTTTCTTCTGGGGAAGCGTAGGTGAAAATATCCCCATAACGTGTAATGACGCTGTTCGGACGCGTTTTGTATTGCCCCGCATGAATTGTATATGATGAGTGGTTCCCGTCGGGAAGAGTGTAATGGACTTGATAGTCTTCTCGAATCAGGGTCCTGTGCAATTGGCGGATGAAATTTTGGGTTAATGGTGAGAATGTGTCCTGCGATTTTTCTGAAGTCATTTTAAGACAAACTTCGCTGGCCTTCATCTCTTCGCAATCCCTAACCTTCGCGATACCTTCCACCTTGCCAAAAAAGAGCAGCAGTTCCGTTTGTCCGTATGTTAACGTATTGCCTTCGATATGGTTGCTGTTGTAGTTGAAATCCACCGAAAAACGACGGCTCAGGCGAAATAGGTCGTGCTCGCTAAGGGGTTGCATTGCCCGCCATTCGGCAAGGGTATTTTCGAGATTTGGGCGCTTCATACCCTAAATATAACAAAATTTCATTAAAAGGTGGTATTGCACCACCTTTTCGGCGTTTTTTTGTGCCAGCGGGGTTGCCGGGTTGATAGCCACTACGATGAGATGCACGGCGACACGCTCGTAATCTTTTTCTATGGCAATAGGGAAGATCCGCTTTGCTGAAGTCCGCGAATAGGCTGATGGGATGAAACAGATGTTTCTTGAAAGAAATTATATTGCAGAGAATGAAATTTCTTGTTGGGATAACTCTTTTCTTGAATGTATGGCTTTGGGCGGGTACGGAAATTCCGTACTCCGTAGAATCTATATCTCAGTTCAAGGAGTATAGAAAAAATTTACTTGAATTGTTAAAAAATCAGAAAAAAGAAGATGTTGTTTCAATTGTGCAATATGTAAAAGAAAGGGCTCCAGATGAATTTGCAATTGATAACTTGGAACTGATCCAAATCTACTTGTTGGTGGAACGTTATGACCTGGCTCTTGATTTGTGGATTGGGGAGTATGAAAAGGTTGGACGGAAAGTGCAATATTCTTTTGTTAGGGATTCCTTGCTGGATTATCTTGATGCAAATATGAATTTGACAGACTCTAGTGTAGTAAAGAAAAAACTTAAAGAAGTTGTTGTGTCTAACGTTGATGAAGAACAAAGGGGCTTGTATAAAATCCTGTTGGAAATGACGCCTTTTTACGAAATGCAAAATAAGTTCTATGCAATGCATTATAAAACATGGGATCGTGAGCAACAAACCTTGGTTTATAAGTTGGCCGTCAAGTATGTGGGTGACTCCTTGGCAAATTCAACTTTTGGTCAATTTGTTTTTGAAAATCGTGTGATTGATAAATTTTATTATAGAAGTGGAATTAATCCTGAATGCATAGAGAAATTGATTCTATTGCTTAAAGAATTTGAGCGTAATTTCCCAAATTCGGAAAGATTGCCGTGGATAAAGTATGAACGAAATCGATTTGAAAAATTATTGAAGGATTACTCGGAGTTCTTGAACTATCATAAGAAAAAATTATATACTGGTGGTTTGGGTATTGAAGGCTGGTTGACGAATGATGGTTGGGAAATTGGAATCCCGATACAATTTCATCGCTTCTTGTTTATCCCGACTTTAGACTCGGATGAAAAACTTAATGATGACGGATGGATATTTATTTTTGGCTTTGACTTGTTTGAAGTAAAGCATTTAAAGATTGTTCCGTTTGTTGGTTTGTGGGACCCTTATGTGGCAGGAATGCAGATTGAATTTCGTCCCTGGCTCGAAAAGTATCCCGATACAAAATTTGGCGCAGCTGCGTATATATCGCTAAAACTAAAGTATATGATGAAATATGGAGAATTGGCAGAAACTGATGAAAAAGGTTTCGCTCATTTGTTTTATGCAGGTCTAGGTTTTCATTTTTGGTAATTTTGGGGTGTTAGGGGCTGTCCCCCTAGGCGACTTGAGCGAAGTGAAAGTCCAATCTTCCCCCTTTACAGACCGCTCGGCTCTGTCGCATAAAAGAACCTACGAAATCGCCTCGCTTTCGCCAACACGACTCGTTAAGACGAGTCGCTTATGGCTCACATTTACAGACCGCTCGGTTGCATTTTGTCTAAGTTCTAAGCTCTAGGTTCTGCCGAGACCGTCGTGCAGAAGATTCTCGACAGCGTCGAAGTGCCGCAAAATTTAAATGCGGATCGCGATCGTCGCTATGCTAAAGCAGAAGTAATGAGACAAGAAAAAAGTATATGAATTTGGCTGGAATCCTTGATTTTATTGGGTTTTCGTGTCTCATTAAACCCGATAAATTTTGTCTTCCTCATTTTGCTGCTTTTTCGCGTTTTCAGCTTTCGTGAGACAAAAAAAACAGGGCTGAAGGCCCTGTTGCGATTTGTTTGTGGATTATTGCATGTTTTTTA
Coding sequences within it:
- a CDS encoding DEAD/DEAH box helicase family protein; the encoded protein is MKKNILDFIDSGRENGLLLVDPNTGSGKTFWSCQTIHDYARNPNNKKKIFFTTTLLKNLPEDELKKAYNNEVLYKKEVLVDYSGAAEPPVRRSEGH
- a CDS encoding ATP-binding protein codes for the protein MQGATLTNFLLRKTGKNWDAVPLENVSVDDLDKESFDIFYREAARSGRMSADDLKLSVTQLLEKLNLVDGSLLKRAAVLLFHRNPEKWITGSFVKIGFFENDADLRYQDEVHGSLMIQADRVIDLLYTKYLTAEISYDNVTRIERYPFPKDAIREAVFNALIHQDFSVGVPVQISVYRDKLYISNDCVFPPSWTTETLFQKHRSLPHNPDIAYTFFRAGFVESWGRGVEKICKLCKEHGIAEPEYTVHPNDIMVLFEAKTPSLHGRDQENVQENVQENVQEKSRASAIIELICADNSISLRELSKKLGVSSKTVQREIEKLKAKNVVRRIGGDKGGHWEIS
- a CDS encoding Fic family protein yields the protein MKRPNLENTLAEWRAMQPLSEHDLFRLSRRFSVDFNYNSNHIEGNTLTYGQTELLLFFGKVEGIAKVRDCEEMKASEVCLKMTSEKSQDTFSPLTQNFIRQLHRTLIREDYQVHYTLPDGNHSSYTIHAGQYKTRPNSVITRYGDIFTYASPEETPALMADLVDWYNETESSKSMNPVDLAALFHYRYIRIHPFEDGNGRIARLLVNYILARHGYPMIVVRSRKKNEYLDALHQSDLEVGDAPSDGAQATLRQIRAFKNYFKKIYAEEIAYNIGFVQEHSPDVWWYDGERITFRSENSTRILESLLDNPSITYRELQQKIGINMSAIQKQLKNMTDKGYILRSENEWRVIIVPST